In a genomic window of Narcine bancroftii isolate sNarBan1 chromosome 7, sNarBan1.hap1, whole genome shotgun sequence:
- the LOC138739446 gene encoding protein POLR1D isoform X3, which translates to MLYHSTWKAVEELLTEAKRGKARAETMGPMGWMKCPLPGANKRFLINTLKNTIPSRKPVHVYDHRQREEMKNSNLNENERRKKEKPHKNSFQPYKHGSKTRMKSNRSTSPRESDSKRNNKKYKSTKDY; encoded by the exons GAAAGCTGTGGAAGAACTTCTTACAGAAGCAAAACGTGGAAAAGCCAGGGCAGAAACAATGGGACCCATGGGCTG GATGAAGTGTCCTCTTCCAGGAGCTAACAAACGGTTTCTTATTAATACTCTTAAGAATACCATCCCATCTCGAAAGCCAGTACACGTATATGATCACAGACAAAGAGAAGAAATGAAGAATTCCAATCTAAATGAGAATGAacgaagaaaaaaagaaaaacctcATAAAAACAGTTTTCAACCCTATAAACATGGATCAAAAACGAGAATGAAATCTAACAGGTCTACATCTCCGAGAGAAAGTGActcaaaaagaaataataaaaaatacaaGAGCACAAAGGATTATTGA
- the LOC138739446 gene encoding protein POLR1D isoform X2, which produces MEKDGELERKAVEELLTEAKRGKARAETMGPMGWMKCPLPGANKRFLINTLKNTIPSRKPVHVYDHRQREEMKNSNLNENERRKKEKPHKNSFQPYKHGSKTRMKSNRSTSPRESDSKRNNKKYKSTKDY; this is translated from the exons GAAAGCTGTGGAAGAACTTCTTACAGAAGCAAAACGTGGAAAAGCCAGGGCAGAAACAATGGGACCCATGGGCTG GATGAAGTGTCCTCTTCCAGGAGCTAACAAACGGTTTCTTATTAATACTCTTAAGAATACCATCCCATCTCGAAAGCCAGTACACGTATATGATCACAGACAAAGAGAAGAAATGAAGAATTCCAATCTAAATGAGAATGAacgaagaaaaaaagaaaaacctcATAAAAACAGTTTTCAACCCTATAAACATGGATCAAAAACGAGAATGAAATCTAACAGGTCTACATCTCCGAGAGAAAGTGActcaaaaagaaataataaaaaatacaaGAGCACAAAGGATTATTGA